From Cetobacterium ceti, the proteins below share one genomic window:
- a CDS encoding prepilin-type N-terminal cleavage/methylation domain-containing protein: MLKNKKKGFTFLEVIVTIGILGILLSLGLVNYKAVKEYLALKESTNKIISTYYYYTNKAMIDGKDFQIKNFLKEKRIEIIHLENSEKIETLELSKNLRYTVIYENIKLNYIESITNKWGNLNNSFTIYIFGKNNLAKYRIAFYNYQISKILKINIYKNVSASEATYENIVNYHYSVGGENHIGWKKEIYY, translated from the coding sequence ATGCTAAAAAATAAGAAAAAAGGTTTTACCTTTTTAGAGGTTATAGTAACCATAGGAATATTGGGAATTTTATTAAGTTTAGGATTGGTAAATTATAAAGCGGTAAAAGAATATTTAGCTTTAAAGGAAAGTACCAATAAAATAATTTCAACTTATTATTATTACACTAATAAAGCTATGATCGATGGAAAGGATTTCCAAATAAAAAATTTTTTAAAAGAAAAAAGAATCGAAATAATTCATTTAGAAAATTCAGAAAAAATAGAGACATTAGAATTGTCTAAAAATTTAAGATATACAGTGATCTATGAAAATATAAAATTAAATTACATAGAATCGATAACTAATAAGTGGGGGAATTTAAACAATTCCTTCACTATTTATATTTTTGGAAAAAATAATTTAGCAAAATATAGGATAGCATTTTACAATTATCAAATTAGTAAAATTTTAAAAATTAATATCTATAAGAACGTATCTGCATCTGAGGCGACTTATGAAAATATAGTGAATTATCATTATTCAGTGGGAGGAGAAAATCATATTGGATGGAAAAAAGAAATTTATTATTAA